In Zingiber officinale cultivar Zhangliang chromosome 3B, Zo_v1.1, whole genome shotgun sequence, a single window of DNA contains:
- the LOC122054769 gene encoding ocs element-binding factor 1-like — protein sequence MPQVTGTHLPSPHPTPLNAHPLLHLSSLFLLPSLPPSHFAEFPMAVLVHGDNPAAPPEELRRLRRMISNRESARRSRARKKRHLEGLRFQLGRLRASNRELAERLAGLAHRSLLVRRDNDGLLAEASALSWQLSKLRRTAALIHRPAPPTPASPHYDLAWVASLMA from the coding sequence ATGCCGCAAGTGACTGGGACCCATCTTCCTTCGCCCCATCCTACGCCTTTAAATGCCCACCCACTCCTCCACCTTTCTTCCCTTTTCCTCCTTCCCTCACTCCCCCCGTCCCACTTCGCCGAGTTCCCGATGGCGGTCCTCGTCCACGGCGACAACCCGGCGGCGCCTCCCGAGGAGCTAAGGCGGCTCCGCCGCATGATCTCCAACCGAGAGTCCGCCCGCCGCTCCCGCGCGCGGAAGAAGCGACACCTCGAGGGGCTCCGGTTCCAGTTGGGCCGGCTCCGGGCCTCCAACCGCGAGCTTGCGGAACGGCTCGCCGGCCTGGCCCACCGCTCGCTCCTCGTCCGGCGAGACAACGACGGCCTGCTCGCCGAAGCCTCCGCGCTGAGCTGGCAGCTTTCCAAGCTCCGTCGGACCGCCGCCCTCATCCACCGGCCGGCGCCGCCGACTCCGGCGTCACCGCACTACGATCTCGCTTGGGTCGCGTCGTTGATGGCCTAA